Proteins from a genomic interval of Sphingobacterium sp. SYP-B4668:
- a CDS encoding hydrolase, whose translation MSSLPIRNQVEDHLLTPGNSALIVIDYQPVQVNSIASMDRQLLINNIVGVAKAAQLYQIPTVLSTVNVQTGFNKETIPQLKSVLKHLPSYDRTTINSWEDKEFVQAVKVTRRKKLIMTALWTEACLTFPVLDALKEGYEVYIVVDAVGGTSLAAHDAAIRRMEQAGAVSISVAQLFCELQRDWNRSDTAQGFMKLFVETGGTAGIQFSYDDAE comes from the coding sequence ATGAGTTCATTACCGATTCGTAACCAAGTGGAGGATCACTTGCTTACGCCTGGAAATTCAGCATTGATCGTCATCGACTATCAACCTGTGCAAGTCAATTCGATTGCCTCTATGGATAGGCAGCTATTGATTAATAATATCGTAGGTGTGGCCAAGGCTGCCCAATTGTATCAAATACCTACTGTACTGTCTACGGTGAATGTGCAGACGGGCTTTAATAAGGAGACGATTCCTCAACTGAAGTCCGTATTGAAACATTTGCCTTCTTATGATCGGACGACGATCAATTCATGGGAAGACAAAGAGTTTGTACAAGCGGTGAAGGTTACTAGACGGAAAAAATTGATTATGACCGCTCTGTGGACCGAAGCATGTCTCACATTCCCAGTATTGGATGCGCTGAAGGAAGGCTATGAAGTGTATATCGTTGTAGATGCGGTGGGAGGTACTTCCTTGGCGGCCCATGATGCAGCAATCCGTCGAATGGAACAAGCTGGTGCGGTGTCGATCAGTGTTGCCCAACTATTCTGCGAGCTGCAGCGCGACTGGAACCGCTCGGATACTGCACAAGGGTTTATGAAACTGTTTGTCGAGACAGGTGGCACAGCGGGTATTCAATTCTCCTATGATGATGCTGAATAG
- a CDS encoding NADPH-dependent FMN reductase, giving the protein MKIIGISGSIVGSRTRVAVMYTLSKIKEKLPDVEVELVDLAAFQVEFSDGRDFRDYNGDTRTLIEKIMTADAYIIGSPTYQSSIPGVLKNVFDLLPVDSFKDKVIGIVSTAGSEKHYLVAEYQLKPILQYMKAVVVQKYVFVEEKHFHNGEIVADDIAYRLDRLAQDTLDTMQATELLLKAKDDAYDF; this is encoded by the coding sequence ATGAAAATAATCGGTATATCAGGATCTATAGTCGGATCCAGGACAAGAGTTGCGGTGATGTATACCTTGTCAAAAATAAAGGAAAAGTTGCCGGATGTAGAGGTGGAGCTGGTGGACTTGGCTGCATTCCAGGTCGAATTTAGTGATGGAAGGGATTTTAGGGACTATAATGGTGATACACGGACGCTTATTGAGAAGATAATGACGGCGGATGCCTATATCATAGGGAGTCCGACCTACCAATCGTCTATACCTGGGGTCTTGAAGAATGTATTCGACCTACTTCCGGTGGATAGTTTTAAGGATAAGGTCATCGGGATCGTATCTACTGCGGGGTCGGAAAAGCACTATTTGGTTGCTGAATATCAGTTGAAGCCTATTTTGCAGTACATGAAGGCTGTCGTAGTCCAGAAATATGTGTTTGTAGAGGAGAAGCATTTTCACAATGGCGAAATTGTGGCAGATGATATTGCTTATCGATTGGACAGATTAGCACAGGATACCTTGGATACCATGCAAGCAACAGAATTGCTCCTGAAGGCTAAGGACGATGCGTATGATTTTTAA
- a CDS encoding LLM class flavin-dependent oxidoreductase, whose amino-acid sequence MEKFRIDKSKGIEIGLYSLGDHFPHAQSDKNVSEGQRLKEIVDAAILAEQAGLDVIGVGESHQEYFITSANQVVLGAIAQATEKIKIASSVTVLSTADPVRVYEEYATIDLLSGGRAEIVAGRASRLGAFELLGYNVRDYEELFEEKMELLIKLNSERIVNWKGKYRPALENAEIFPKPLNGSLPIWRGVGGPPTSAIKAGYQGVPMMLTTLGGHSAVFKESVDIYRQVAKESGFDPAGLPVGTTTLAHISKDSQQAMREYYPYLNHAWQNIRGGAYPKSAFAETASTQNAMMVGSPQQIIDKMLYQHELYRHDRVLLQIDFGGVPYEMVANTIELLATEVLPVVKKATQPKETSQQNKEDKS is encoded by the coding sequence ATGGAAAAATTTAGAATAGATAAAAGTAAAGGAATTGAAATTGGATTGTATTCATTGGGCGATCATTTTCCACATGCACAGTCTGATAAGAATGTCAGTGAAGGACAACGGCTAAAGGAAATCGTGGATGCAGCTATATTGGCAGAGCAAGCGGGATTGGACGTAATTGGTGTGGGCGAGAGCCATCAAGAATACTTTATTACATCGGCCAATCAAGTCGTCTTGGGGGCAATAGCACAGGCGACCGAAAAAATCAAGATTGCTAGCTCCGTGACCGTATTGAGTACGGCCGATCCTGTACGCGTGTACGAAGAGTATGCGACTATCGACCTCTTGTCGGGTGGGCGGGCCGAAATCGTCGCTGGTCGAGCTTCTCGCTTAGGCGCATTTGAGCTATTGGGCTACAATGTCAGGGATTATGAGGAATTGTTTGAAGAGAAGATGGAACTCTTGATCAAACTCAATTCTGAACGTATTGTCAATTGGAAGGGCAAATATCGTCCGGCTTTGGAAAATGCGGAAATATTTCCAAAACCACTCAATGGCTCGCTCCCCATATGGCGAGGAGTGGGAGGGCCGCCCACAAGTGCTATCAAAGCCGGTTATCAAGGCGTGCCTATGATGCTGACAACCTTGGGAGGCCACTCGGCAGTATTCAAGGAGTCGGTGGATATCTACAGACAAGTGGCCAAAGAGTCGGGATTTGACCCTGCTGGATTGCCGGTAGGTACGACTACGCTGGCGCATATCAGCAAGGACTCGCAGCAGGCAATGCGGGAGTACTATCCTTATCTCAACCATGCATGGCAAAATATCCGGGGGGGAGCGTATCCAAAATCTGCCTTTGCGGAGACGGCAAGTACCCAAAATGCGATGATGGTGGGCAGCCCGCAGCAGATTATAGACAAAATGCTGTACCAACATGAGCTTTATCGGCATGATCGCGTGCTTTTACAAATCGACTTTGGAGGGGTGCCTTATGAAATGGTCGCCAATACCATTGAATTATTGGCTACGGAGGTATTGCCTGTGGTGAAAAAAGCAACACAACCAAAAGAGACATCACAACAGAATAAGGAAGATAAATCATGA
- a CDS encoding catalase, translating to MAKQEANKKVQQIQDHTIDNANKVLTTNDGVPVNDNNNMLKAGERGPALIEDFIYQDKLAHFDRERIPERVVHARGSGAHGVFEATADVSEYTSAAFLKKGTVTPLFIRFSTVAGFKGSTDLARDVRGFSVKFFTQEGNYDLVGNNIPVFFIQDAMNFPDLVHAVKPEPNNEMPQAASAHDTFWDFISLMPESAHMLMWAMSDRAIPRSFRMMEGFGVHTFKFVNAAGKGTFVKFHWKPKLGVHSVAWNEAQKISGFDSDFHRRDLWENIEQGNFPQWDLGVQLVPEEDELKYSFDLLDATKIIPEEVVPVTIIGTMTLNRNPENFFAETEQVAFDPGRLVPGIDLTNDPLLQGRIFSYADTQNYRLGGPNFHELPINRPINGKFNNQKDGFGRQDILKGNVSYFPNSLGGGCPYHAMLKGETGFKSHEEKVDGYKVRRRSTSFADHFTQARLFFNSQSTAEQEHIINGYSFELSKVNSVDVRRRELAILHQIDKELAARVGDNLGLTPPEQLDELTLQFARQNHPEYPIQAPKPEVEKSAALSMQTAPGEGTIATRKVAFLVADGVSKASVDVMKKALEAEGATAVLISTHVGKVKFKEGDEAAIQHTYLTEASVCYDAFYTPEGNSIAKLEDEPDYFHFINEGYRHCKALAFAKGAEKLVEQSYIAKHEKDEGVVFESQDQLTADFVTAMKGHRIWDREKARKVPS from the coding sequence ATGGCTAAGCAAGAAGCAAACAAAAAAGTGCAACAGATCCAGGATCATACGATAGACAATGCCAACAAGGTGTTGACTACGAATGATGGGGTACCGGTCAATGACAACAATAATATGTTGAAAGCCGGCGAACGAGGGCCGGCACTGATCGAGGATTTCATTTATCAGGATAAGCTGGCCCACTTCGATCGGGAGCGTATACCCGAACGTGTAGTACATGCAAGGGGTTCTGGTGCACATGGTGTATTTGAAGCGACGGCCGATGTATCTGAATATACAAGTGCCGCTTTTTTGAAGAAAGGAACAGTGACGCCGCTTTTTATACGATTTTCAACGGTGGCGGGATTTAAGGGGTCTACCGATCTGGCCCGTGATGTACGGGGATTTTCGGTCAAATTTTTTACCCAAGAGGGGAACTATGACTTGGTAGGTAATAATATCCCGGTATTCTTTATCCAAGATGCGATGAATTTTCCGGACTTGGTACATGCGGTAAAGCCCGAACCCAATAATGAGATGCCACAGGCGGCCTCGGCGCATGACACCTTCTGGGATTTCATATCGCTGATGCCGGAATCTGCTCATATGCTGATGTGGGCAATGTCGGATCGGGCTATTCCGCGGTCGTTTAGGATGATGGAGGGCTTTGGTGTGCACACATTCAAGTTTGTGAATGCAGCCGGTAAGGGTACATTTGTAAAATTCCACTGGAAGCCCAAATTGGGCGTGCACTCAGTCGCGTGGAACGAGGCACAAAAGATATCGGGATTTGATTCGGATTTCCATAGGAGGGATTTGTGGGAGAATATAGAGCAAGGTAATTTTCCGCAATGGGACTTGGGGGTGCAACTTGTACCGGAGGAGGATGAACTTAAGTATTCGTTTGACCTATTGGATGCCACGAAAATCATTCCGGAGGAGGTGGTGCCGGTTACCATCATTGGTACAATGACACTTAATCGTAATCCAGAAAATTTCTTTGCGGAGACGGAGCAGGTGGCATTTGATCCCGGACGTCTAGTACCTGGTATAGATTTGACCAACGACCCTTTGTTGCAGGGACGGATATTCTCATATGCTGATACACAAAACTATCGCTTGGGCGGCCCTAATTTTCATGAACTCCCAATCAATAGGCCGATTAATGGGAAGTTCAACAATCAAAAAGATGGCTTTGGAAGGCAGGATATCTTGAAAGGTAATGTTAGTTATTTTCCAAACAGCTTGGGGGGTGGCTGCCCGTATCATGCGATGCTCAAAGGCGAAACGGGATTCAAAAGCCATGAAGAAAAAGTGGATGGATACAAAGTCAGGCGGCGGTCAACATCATTTGCCGATCACTTTACGCAGGCGCGCCTGTTTTTCAATTCACAATCTACAGCAGAGCAGGAACACATCATCAATGGTTACAGCTTTGAGCTGTCTAAAGTCAATTCGGTAGATGTACGTAGAAGAGAGCTGGCGATACTCCATCAAATCGATAAGGAGCTGGCAGCACGGGTAGGGGACAATCTAGGACTAACACCACCTGAGCAATTGGATGAATTGACTTTGCAGTTTGCCCGCCAAAATCACCCGGAATACCCTATCCAAGCCCCTAAGCCAGAAGTAGAGAAATCAGCAGCGCTGAGCATGCAAACTGCTCCGGGGGAAGGCACTATCGCAACGCGAAAAGTGGCCTTCTTGGTCGCTGATGGTGTGAGCAAGGCCTCGGTGGATGTGATGAAAAAAGCGTTGGAGGCGGAGGGAGCAACTGCTGTATTGATATCGACCCATGTGGGTAAAGTTAAATTCAAGGAGGGCGATGAGGCAGCTATCCAACATACCTATCTCACGGAGGCGTCGGTATGTTATGATGCTTTCTATACACCAGAGGGCAATTCGATAGCAAAGCTGGAAGATGAGCCGGATTACTTCCATTTTATCAATGAGGGGTATAGACACTGTAAGGCATTGGCATTTGCAAAAGGTGCCGAAAAACTCGTAGAGCAGTCGTACATTGCCAAGCATGAAAAAGACGAAGGGGTGGTCTTCGAATCACAGGACCAGTTGACAGCCGATTTCGTCACAGCTATGAAGGGTCACCGAATATGGGATAGAGAGAAGGCACGAAAAGTGCCCTCGTAA
- a CDS encoding LamG-like jellyroll fold domain-containing protein, which yields MIHTLNLEKITRGYLNLVIGCFVLLLTACSDNEPIKLEPPINDGRMLEVDQVVQQLVTLDKEATYGTRAGMYPTGSKEILKKAISLGNKYYLLFKYGPIPEDQSVAAAYQEMDNAKTQFLASRLTEDLQMPAELFVDGLRDGYIDFGSSPEYASFGERGKQRFTVETWIKLTQINGFGAVLTTFHEDGGQNIRQGWMINHFDNRNLRMSYSMSSYHNMLEPGVRVDMPQSANTWVHFATVYSDDGFNGEKDGNGTLIVGKVYKNGVLESTFTKRNSGDVYSASAIKLSMTAFAEIKSNGSLDRRISGYMKDLRIWKSIKDQQEITALMTKAKVVKGDEADLAAAWDFSMTVKDDQQIPDLTGRHTAKLKGAYRWDLIN from the coding sequence ATGATACATACATTAAATCTAGAGAAAATAACACGGGGATATTTGAACCTCGTTATCGGTTGCTTCGTGCTGTTGCTTACGGCCTGCTCGGACAACGAACCCATCAAATTGGAACCACCGATCAATGATGGGCGGATGCTGGAGGTGGATCAAGTGGTACAACAGTTGGTGACGCTGGACAAAGAGGCGACATATGGTACCCGAGCGGGGATGTACCCGACGGGCAGTAAGGAAATATTGAAGAAGGCCATCAGTCTGGGCAATAAGTACTACTTGCTATTTAAATATGGTCCAATACCGGAAGACCAAAGCGTCGCAGCTGCTTACCAGGAAATGGATAATGCCAAAACACAGTTTTTGGCCTCGCGATTGACAGAAGATCTGCAGATGCCCGCCGAGCTCTTTGTGGACGGGCTACGGGATGGTTACATTGATTTCGGATCAAGTCCGGAATATGCTTCGTTTGGCGAGAGAGGAAAGCAGCGATTTACGGTAGAAACTTGGATAAAGCTGACGCAAATCAACGGATTTGGGGCGGTGTTGACGACCTTTCATGAGGATGGTGGCCAAAATATAAGACAAGGCTGGATGATCAATCACTTTGACAATCGAAACCTACGGATGTCGTATTCGATGAGTTCGTATCATAACATGCTAGAGCCTGGAGTACGGGTGGATATGCCGCAGAGCGCTAATACATGGGTGCATTTTGCGACGGTATATAGCGACGATGGTTTTAACGGGGAAAAGGATGGCAATGGGACATTGATCGTCGGTAAGGTGTATAAAAATGGGGTCCTGGAGTCTACGTTTACCAAGCGCAACAGTGGGGATGTCTACTCGGCCAGTGCCATCAAGTTGAGCATGACGGCCTTTGCCGAAATAAAGAGCAATGGTAGTCTAGATCGACGGATATCGGGATATATGAAAGACTTGCGGATTTGGAAATCGATCAAGGACCAGCAAGAAATTACGGCGTTGATGACCAAGGCTAAAGTCGTCAAGGGGGATGAGGCCGATCTTGCTGCGGCATGGGACTTTAGCATGACGGTAAAAGATGACCAGCAGATCCCGGATCTGACAGGACGCCACACGGCTAAGCTGAAAGGAGCTTATCGTTGGGATCTGATCAACTAG
- a CDS encoding glycoside hydrolase family 76 protein translates to MTSYILHGFFLLGALVNISCNKEFDDGNFVPDYDVVPKYTNTDIDEAYKAFNEHLYDPVRKIYLRDSNKPQAVGAIWTQAVYWDMAMNAYKRNKTPENLKRIEDLYEGNGKQYANYDWTNDKEWFIYDDIMWWVISMARAYEVTGDPKYLAHAESGFDRVWYGVPGLDPGSYDTEHGGMFWDWTFGRVGKMSCINYPTVVAAATLYNITKKEDYLNKAKEIYQWSSDNIYDPLTGRIADSKHGNGSPNWTLHVYNQGSAIGAATELYAITKDAKYLDQAVLMANYTRDVMSAPYAILPSEPSEEKGIYTAIFAQYMIRLIEVGGKTEYLPWLRRTIDYGWSNRDQARKLTSKNYLKKVGTDEVVSCYDASGIPALMLLIPSIADQ, encoded by the coding sequence ATGACCTCATATATCCTCCATGGCTTCTTCTTGTTAGGAGCCTTGGTCAACATATCGTGCAACAAGGAGTTTGACGACGGAAATTTTGTGCCGGATTATGACGTCGTTCCGAAATATACGAATACGGATATCGACGAGGCCTACAAGGCTTTTAACGAGCATCTGTACGACCCTGTTCGCAAGATCTACCTCCGCGACTCGAATAAGCCACAGGCGGTAGGTGCCATATGGACACAAGCGGTGTATTGGGATATGGCCATGAATGCCTATAAGCGGAATAAAACCCCTGAAAACCTCAAACGTATCGAAGACCTGTATGAGGGCAATGGAAAGCAGTATGCCAACTACGATTGGACGAATGACAAAGAATGGTTTATCTATGATGACATCATGTGGTGGGTCATCTCGATGGCTCGCGCGTATGAGGTGACGGGTGACCCGAAGTACCTGGCGCATGCTGAATCGGGTTTTGACCGGGTATGGTATGGGGTACCGGGATTGGATCCCGGCTCTTATGATACCGAGCATGGTGGTATGTTTTGGGATTGGACTTTTGGTCGTGTGGGCAAGATGTCCTGCATCAACTACCCAACAGTAGTAGCGGCAGCGACGCTGTATAATATCACCAAGAAGGAAGATTACCTCAACAAGGCAAAGGAGATCTACCAGTGGTCTTCTGACAATATCTACGATCCGCTTACGGGACGTATCGCGGATTCAAAACATGGAAATGGGAGCCCCAATTGGACCCTCCATGTTTACAATCAAGGGAGTGCCATAGGTGCAGCAACGGAATTGTATGCGATTACGAAGGATGCCAAATATTTGGACCAAGCGGTACTGATGGCCAATTATACACGGGATGTCATGTCGGCCCCCTATGCTATCCTCCCCTCGGAGCCGAGCGAGGAGAAAGGAATCTATACGGCCATATTTGCGCAGTATATGATCCGATTGATAGAAGTGGGTGGCAAGACGGAGTACTTGCCTTGGTTGAGACGAACGATAGACTATGGTTGGAGCAACCGGGATCAAGCGCGTAAGCTGACGTCGAAAAATTATCTTAAGAAAGTGGGTACGGACGAGGTCGTCTCCTGCTATGATGCGAGCGGTATCCCGGCCTTGATGTTGTTGATTCCATCCATTGCCGACCAATAA
- a CDS encoding RagB/SusD family nutrient uptake outer membrane protein, with the protein MNCNTLIWMLACVWMLTGCSKYLEQVPQDRLSLDKIFTNREDTQKYLAGIYTYIPDEYNQRQLHEGELYKTYGPWTAASDEAEYTWAHVQSHMWNNNTINANDGLIARRWKSWYVGIHEATIFMERVNGNPEVPANLKAQWAAEARALRAMYYFYLVRAYGPVPIIEKIVGQDTPLDQLQIPRNSVDECFDYIIAELRAAVNTGLILHVSLESNPSSDGYGRIDQTIARAFIIEAMMLRASHLFNGSNSYYAGLVNADGKKLFPTANAAEIKAKWKAAADETRAFIQDFVPRFYDLERSMTNGVLDPYASIRRATRGAFSELSSYKELVFYRISTSAGTMQYDRTPNHKGTTDQYKGGGALGATQEMVDAYFMKNGRLPITGYQADGKTPIVQAAANYAETGLNPSDYRDPANNSRIFAPANVGMMYVNREPRFYSDITFSGQKWLFDRDGAIYTDLSYSGNAGKLQGVNDYSKTGYVVRKSAPEGPRNTEDRVCILLRLAQVYLNYAEALHESDPGNSEVVKYLNLIRQRAGIPLYGAGVDALPVPSSEAEMTAAIRAERRVELSFENSRFFDVRRWGTAEQNQNKAIYGMNVEADGTAFLQRTKVEDRVFAKRQYFFPIPQKEIDIDKALQQNPGY; encoded by the coding sequence ATGAACTGCAATACATTAATATGGATGCTGGCCTGTGTGTGGATGTTGACGGGATGTTCAAAATATCTGGAGCAGGTGCCGCAAGATCGATTGTCACTGGATAAGATATTTACCAATCGGGAGGATACGCAAAAGTATCTGGCCGGGATATACACCTATATTCCGGACGAGTACAATCAACGTCAATTGCACGAGGGCGAGCTTTATAAAACCTATGGACCTTGGACGGCGGCAAGTGATGAGGCCGAATACACCTGGGCACATGTGCAATCCCACATGTGGAACAACAATACCATCAATGCCAATGATGGCTTGATCGCCCGCCGTTGGAAAAGCTGGTATGTAGGGATACACGAAGCCACGATTTTTATGGAGCGGGTCAATGGCAACCCAGAAGTGCCGGCCAATCTGAAGGCCCAATGGGCGGCAGAGGCTCGAGCACTGCGGGCAATGTATTACTTCTACTTGGTCCGTGCGTATGGTCCGGTGCCGATCATTGAAAAGATTGTGGGCCAAGATACACCTTTGGATCAATTGCAGATACCTAGGAACTCGGTAGACGAGTGCTTTGATTACATCATCGCCGAGCTGCGTGCGGCGGTCAATACGGGTTTGATACTACATGTATCCTTGGAGAGCAATCCGAGTAGCGACGGGTATGGACGCATCGATCAAACGATCGCACGGGCATTTATAATCGAGGCCATGATGCTGCGTGCCAGCCACCTTTTCAACGGAAGCAACAGCTATTATGCTGGTCTGGTCAATGCAGACGGTAAGAAACTATTTCCAACAGCAAATGCTGCTGAAATAAAAGCAAAGTGGAAGGCTGCTGCTGATGAGACACGCGCATTTATACAAGATTTTGTCCCCCGTTTCTACGATCTGGAGCGCAGTATGACAAATGGCGTGCTGGATCCCTATGCCTCTATTAGGCGTGCGACTCGGGGAGCCTTTTCGGAGCTTTCCTCCTATAAGGAGCTTGTATTTTATAGGATAAGCACCTCGGCCGGGACGATGCAGTACGACCGTACCCCCAATCATAAAGGGACCACCGATCAATATAAGGGAGGTGGGGCTTTAGGAGCTACCCAAGAAATGGTGGACGCATATTTCATGAAAAATGGACGATTGCCGATCACAGGCTATCAGGCGGATGGGAAGACCCCTATCGTGCAGGCAGCGGCCAATTATGCCGAAACGGGCTTAAATCCCTCGGATTATAGAGATCCGGCCAACAATAGCCGCATCTTCGCACCTGCCAATGTGGGCATGATGTACGTGAATAGGGAACCCCGATTTTACTCGGATATCACCTTTAGTGGCCAAAAGTGGTTGTTTGATCGGGATGGCGCTATCTACACGGATTTGAGCTATTCGGGCAATGCCGGTAAATTGCAAGGGGTCAACGATTACTCCAAGACGGGCTATGTGGTGCGCAAATCTGCACCAGAAGGACCTCGTAATACCGAAGATAGGGTCTGCATATTATTGCGTCTGGCGCAGGTATACCTCAACTATGCAGAGGCATTGCATGAATCAGATCCCGGAAATTCGGAGGTGGTGAAATATCTCAACCTGATCAGGCAGCGTGCGGGGATACCTTTGTATGGAGCGGGTGTGGACGCGCTACCGGTGCCCAGTTCGGAGGCCGAGATGACTGCCGCTATCCGCGCAGAGCGGAGGGTGGAGCTCTCGTTTGAGAATAGCCGGTTCTTTGATGTGAGAAGATGGGGTACAGCCGAGCAAAATCAAAATAAAGCCATCTACGGTATGAATGTAGAAGCTGATGGTACGGCTTTTCTACAACGGACCAAAGTTGAGGATCGGGTATTCGCGAAGCGACAGTACTTCTTCCCGATTCCACAAAAGGAGATTGATATAGACAAAGCATTGCAACAAAATCCTGGATATTAA